A genomic region of Spirochaetaceae bacterium contains the following coding sequences:
- a CDS encoding aryl-sulfate sulfotransferase: protein MPSNAWAAAALMALLAVAGCSAPHVDAAKRQAEHAAPQDEPGQQPDTPSGGDQPDAPPALAIGDASAPESAGVLRFPVSLSGKLGTAVTVEYETADGTALAGQDYTAASGTVTLGDGASSASVEVAILPDDIEEEPETFSVTLSNPTGATLSNATAIGTITDGDESPATGPTTGPTGPGSPGGPGSPGGPGSPGGPSSPGGPSSPGGPGDLCDTGSRDDTGDSVPLALSCLAVTGGGTMYPAFAAGTLHYALTCRGSTTLRVAAETGRAGARLTLRRKDSTRNTVSTTGVLNASVTVGGDHDVAIEVSDGGDSRTYVVHCLPAAFPTIEILTRSSQVKDGLLLLTPAYGGYSTRTTFMAVVDNNGVPRFHRLLTDDSFWAMDFRHHGSGVFSVARRDAYNLNDSPFGNWEIDLLNKQLDVTATVTTVSPLSQTDGHEFLIAADGDYVMLSYYDDEPRDFSDHGGSETEGVADSVIQRRGAGASGTSSFTWNTWDHRDVLQWGNDCKVGLFLRGTLTWPPGYAHINGVQVLADGDYVASSRGCAQVLRIDGTTGVVEWKLGGTAPPASSTTEHLELVEHSDTTVVEEFCGQHHVTLTSSDTVVMYDNGVQCLGARKDTTPFSRAVEYDISSGTQAEYEREYRLPAAQGYFPYRGGVHVLDGFGGSVHWLISWGGSAEGRTVALNRTIAVSEVDPATGTAHLEVNLRRASEDAWTYRAYRIADSDVDIPLNLP, encoded by the coding sequence ATGCCTTCGAATGCTTGGGCGGCGGCCGCGCTGATGGCCCTGCTGGCGGTGGCCGGATGCTCGGCGCCGCACGTCGACGCCGCCAAGCGGCAGGCGGAGCACGCCGCGCCGCAGGATGAGCCTGGGCAGCAACCCGATACCCCCTCCGGCGGCGATCAGCCGGACGCGCCTCCGGCGCTGGCGATAGGGGACGCGAGCGCACCCGAGTCCGCCGGCGTGCTGCGCTTCCCGGTGAGCCTGAGCGGCAAGCTCGGCACGGCGGTCACGGTGGAGTACGAGACCGCGGACGGCACGGCGCTGGCCGGACAGGACTACACGGCGGCGAGCGGCACCGTGACGCTCGGTGACGGCGCCAGCTCGGCCTCTGTCGAGGTGGCGATTCTCCCTGACGATATCGAAGAGGAACCCGAGACGTTCTCGGTCACGCTGAGCAACCCCACCGGCGCCACGCTGTCGAACGCCACCGCCATCGGCACGATCACCGACGGCGACGAGTCGCCCGCCACCGGTCCCACCACTGGTCCCACGGGCCCGGGCAGTCCCGGCGGTCCGGGTAGTCCCGGTGGCCCAGGTAGTCCCGGTGGCCCGAGTAGTCCCGGTGGCCCGAGTAGTCCCGGCGGCCCCGGCGATCTCTGCGATACCGGCAGTCGCGACGACACCGGCGACTCCGTCCCGCTCGCTCTGTCCTGCCTGGCGGTCACCGGCGGCGGCACCATGTACCCGGCGTTCGCCGCCGGCACCCTGCACTACGCGCTGACCTGCCGTGGCTCGACCACGCTCCGTGTCGCGGCCGAGACCGGGCGGGCGGGCGCGCGGCTCACGTTGCGGCGCAAGGACAGCACCCGTAACACGGTCTCGACCACCGGCGTCCTGAACGCGAGCGTCACGGTCGGCGGCGACCACGACGTGGCGATCGAGGTCAGCGACGGCGGCGACAGCAGGACCTACGTCGTGCACTGCCTGCCGGCCGCCTTCCCCACCATCGAGATTCTCACCAGGAGCAGCCAGGTCAAGGATGGGCTGTTGCTCCTTACCCCGGCCTACGGCGGCTACAGCACGCGCACCACGTTCATGGCGGTAGTCGACAACAACGGGGTGCCGAGATTCCATCGCCTGCTTACCGACGACAGCTTCTGGGCCATGGACTTCAGGCACCACGGCAGCGGCGTGTTCTCGGTGGCGCGCCGGGATGCGTACAACCTCAACGACTCGCCGTTCGGCAACTGGGAGATTGATCTGCTCAACAAGCAGCTTGATGTCACCGCTACCGTTACCACGGTGTCGCCCCTGTCGCAGACCGACGGCCACGAGTTCCTGATCGCGGCGGACGGGGACTACGTGATGCTGTCCTACTACGACGACGAACCGCGCGACTTCTCGGACCACGGAGGAAGCGAGACCGAGGGGGTCGCCGATTCGGTCATCCAGCGCCGCGGCGCCGGCGCAAGCGGCACCTCGTCGTTCACGTGGAATACCTGGGATCACCGCGACGTGCTGCAGTGGGGCAACGATTGCAAGGTCGGGTTGTTCCTGCGCGGCACGCTGACGTGGCCGCCGGGATACGCGCACATCAACGGGGTGCAGGTCCTGGCGGACGGGGACTACGTGGCGTCGTCCCGCGGCTGCGCGCAGGTGCTGCGGATCGACGGCACCACCGGCGTAGTGGAGTGGAAGCTCGGCGGCACGGCGCCACCGGCGAGTTCGACCACCGAGCACCTGGAACTGGTCGAGCACTCGGACACTACGGTCGTCGAGGAATTCTGCGGCCAACACCACGTCACGCTGACCTCCTCGGACACGGTGGTGATGTACGACAACGGCGTCCAGTGCCTGGGCGCGCGCAAGGACACCACCCCGTTCTCGCGCGCGGTGGAATACGACATTTCGTCCGGCACCCAGGCGGAGTATGAGCGCGAGTACCGGTTGCCCGCCGCGCAGGGCTACTTCCCCTACCGCGGCGGGGTCCACGTACTGGACGGCTTCGGCGGCAGCGTGCACTGGCTGATAAGCTGGGGCGGCAGCGCCGAGGGCCGTACGGTCGCGCTGAACAGGACCATCGCGGTGAGCGAAGTCGACCCGGCCACCGGCACCGCCCACCTGGAAGTGAACCTGCGCAGGGCCAGCGAGGATGCCTGGACCTACCGCGCGTACCGCATCGCCGACAGCGACGTCGACATTCCCCTGAACCTGCCGTAA
- a CDS encoding aryl-sulfate sulfotransferase — MFRILAALGIALAIALAIALVSLLAIGCRVPGTDRADADAGRGALESLQVAGAAGWYPAFDPDVHHYAVRCADATRLQVSARAVDDGARLTMLHSGRTEIGAIAETVTADSGHDLAIEIRGSRATSTYYLHCIPPDFPDVTIETRTEAVTGGLLLMTPGVRRTDISFLAIMDNNGVPRRVMRPNVSARNFRRHPDGRFSFSERGADGLERTVILDAALNRIDTVTLVAPLLPEHTGGHDFLITDNGNYLQMSYYPAERDLSGFTCRNEDDTTRPCSTAEPADDSVIQEVAPDAGEVWRWNSWDHVKIADCTIHRFPNDYAHLNSLHELDGDIVAGLRGCAQVLRIERATGAVVWQIGGSEPMRADRPAPSTGATRYLPVENDPLGEFCGQHHVTATPAGSLLMFDNGNHCLGPRKDLPPVTRIVEYDISSGAGARFVREYRLPEEDGVAVSGGGVTALPSGNWLVTWGSNGPRIAVSEVDTAGNEVFRMSMSRDGRAYGTGRVYRENEAALDLQPNFPAAP; from the coding sequence GTGTTCCGGATTCTCGCCGCACTCGGCATCGCCCTGGCCATTGCCCTGGCCATTGCCCTGGTTTCGCTGCTCGCTATCGGATGCCGGGTGCCGGGCACGGACCGTGCGGACGCGGACGCAGGACGCGGAGCGCTCGAGTCGCTCCAGGTGGCGGGCGCAGCAGGCTGGTATCCGGCTTTCGATCCCGACGTGCACCACTACGCGGTGCGGTGCGCGGACGCAACGCGGCTCCAGGTCAGCGCGCGGGCCGTGGACGACGGTGCCCGCCTGACGATGCTGCACAGTGGTCGGACGGAGATCGGGGCCATCGCGGAGACGGTCACGGCCGACAGCGGTCACGATCTGGCAATCGAGATCCGCGGCAGCCGGGCCACGTCCACCTACTACCTGCACTGCATTCCGCCGGATTTCCCGGACGTCACCATCGAGACGCGCACCGAAGCCGTGACCGGCGGCCTGCTGCTGATGACCCCCGGTGTACGCAGAACCGACATCTCGTTTCTGGCCATCATGGACAACAACGGCGTGCCGCGCCGGGTGATGCGGCCCAACGTGAGTGCGCGCAACTTCCGGCGCCACCCCGACGGCCGCTTCTCGTTCTCCGAACGCGGCGCCGACGGGTTGGAACGCACCGTCATCCTGGACGCCGCGCTCAACCGGATCGACACCGTCACGCTGGTCGCCCCGCTGCTGCCCGAACACACCGGCGGCCACGACTTCCTGATCACCGACAACGGCAATTACCTGCAGATGTCCTACTACCCCGCGGAGCGTGACCTGAGCGGCTTCACCTGCCGCAACGAGGACGACACCACCCGGCCGTGCTCGACCGCGGAGCCCGCCGACGACTCGGTGATCCAGGAGGTCGCGCCGGACGCGGGCGAGGTGTGGCGCTGGAACTCGTGGGACCACGTCAAGATTGCCGACTGCACGATCCATCGCTTCCCGAACGACTACGCGCACCTCAACTCGCTGCACGAGCTGGACGGCGACATCGTGGCCGGGCTGCGCGGCTGTGCGCAGGTGCTGCGCATCGAGCGCGCCACCGGTGCCGTGGTGTGGCAGATCGGCGGCTCCGAGCCGATGCGTGCCGACCGCCCGGCGCCGTCGACCGGCGCCACCCGCTACCTGCCGGTGGAGAACGATCCGCTCGGCGAGTTCTGCGGCCAGCACCACGTCACCGCGACGCCGGCGGGGTCGCTGCTGATGTTCGACAACGGCAACCACTGCCTCGGGCCGCGCAAGGACCTGCCGCCGGTTACCCGCATCGTGGAGTACGACATCTCTTCCGGCGCCGGGGCGCGCTTCGTGCGCGAGTATCGGCTGCCGGAGGAGGACGGTGTCGCGGTCTCCGGCGGCGGGGTAACCGCCCTGCCGAGCGGAAACTGGCTCGTTACGTGGGGCAGCAACGGACCAAGGATCGCGGTGAGCGAAGTGGACACCGCCGGCAACGAGGTGTTCCGCATGAGCATGTCCCGAGACGGCCGCGCGTACGGCACCGGCCGCGTGTACCGGGAGAACGAGGCCGCGCTCGACCTGCAACCCAACTTTCCGGCCGCACCGTAG